One segment of Xiphias gladius isolate SHS-SW01 ecotype Sanya breed wild chromosome 1, ASM1685928v1, whole genome shotgun sequence DNA contains the following:
- the gtf2f2a gene encoding general transcription factor IIF subunit 2 isoform X2 yields the protein MSEKGEVDLTGAKQNTGVWLVKVPKYLAQQWAKATGRGEVGKLRICKKGNQGKAEVSFTLNEELTVIEGKEDKTVSVPREHPFTMQSVGGQMLAVFTETPSEKIALEGVVVQRAECRPAVSESYMRLKRLQIEESSKPARLSQQLDKAVTSNYKPVANHAYNLEYERKKKEEGKRARADKQQVLDMLFSAFEKHQYYNIKDLVDITKQPVSYLKEILRDIGIYNVKGTHKNTWELKPEYRHYQGEEKTDE from the exons ATGTCAGAGAAAGGAGAGGTGGATTTAACTGGTGCCAAGCAGAACACAGGTGTGTGGCTTGTAAAG GTGCCCAAATACCTTGCTCAGCAATGGGCCAAAGCAACTGGCAGAGGCGAGGTTGGGAAACTCCGAATCTGCaa GAAAGGAAACCAAGGAAAAGCAGAG GTGAGTTTCACTTTGAATGAAGAGCTGACTGTGATTGAGGGTAAAGAAGACAAGACAGTGTCTGTGCCTCGTGAGCACCCGTTCACCATGCAGTCAGTGGGAGGTCAGATGTTGGCAGTCTTCACCGAGACTCCATCAG aaaaaattgcCTTAGAGGGAGTGGTTGTGCAGAGAGCAGAGTGCAGACCTGCTGTTAGCGAAAGCTATATGAGGCTGAAGAG GTTACAAATAGAGGAGTCCTCCAAGCCAGCCAGGCTGTCACAACAGTTGGACAAAGCAGTCACCAGCAACTACAAACCTGTGGCCAACCATGCTTACaat CTTGAGTATGAGCggaaaaagaaggaggagggcaAGAGAGCAAGAGCTGACAAACAGCAGGTGTTGGACATGCTGTTTTCCGCTTTTGAGAAGCACCAGTACTACAACATCAAAGACCTGGTCGATATCACCAAACAGCCTGTG AGTTACTTGAAGGAAATCTTACGAGATATTGGCATTTACAATGTCAAGGGAACACACAAGAATACCTGGGAGCTCAAGCCAGAGTACAGACATTACCAAGGCGAGGAAAAGACTGACGAATAG
- the gtf2f2a gene encoding general transcription factor IIF subunit 2 isoform X1 has protein sequence MSEKGEVDLTGAKQNTGVWLVKVPKYLAQQWAKATGRGEVGKLRICKKGNQGKAEVSFTLNEELTVIEGKEDKTVSVPREHPFTMQSVGGQMLAVFTETPSGQSEERSDGSSSGSGAGAGPEKIALEGVVVQRAECRPAVSESYMRLKRLQIEESSKPARLSQQLDKAVTSNYKPVANHAYNLEYERKKKEEGKRARADKQQVLDMLFSAFEKHQYYNIKDLVDITKQPVSYLKEILRDIGIYNVKGTHKNTWELKPEYRHYQGEEKTDE, from the exons ATGTCAGAGAAAGGAGAGGTGGATTTAACTGGTGCCAAGCAGAACACAGGTGTGTGGCTTGTAAAG GTGCCCAAATACCTTGCTCAGCAATGGGCCAAAGCAACTGGCAGAGGCGAGGTTGGGAAACTCCGAATCTGCaa GAAAGGAAACCAAGGAAAAGCAGAG GTGAGTTTCACTTTGAATGAAGAGCTGACTGTGATTGAGGGTAAAGAAGACAAGACAGTGTCTGTGCCTCGTGAGCACCCGTTCACCATGCAGTCAGTGGGAGGTCAGATGTTGGCAGTCTTCACCGAGACTCCATCAG GCCAGTCAGAAGAAAGATCTGATGGCAGCAGCTCAGGTTCGGGGGCGGGGGCAGGTCCAG aaaaaattgcCTTAGAGGGAGTGGTTGTGCAGAGAGCAGAGTGCAGACCTGCTGTTAGCGAAAGCTATATGAGGCTGAAGAG GTTACAAATAGAGGAGTCCTCCAAGCCAGCCAGGCTGTCACAACAGTTGGACAAAGCAGTCACCAGCAACTACAAACCTGTGGCCAACCATGCTTACaat CTTGAGTATGAGCggaaaaagaaggaggagggcaAGAGAGCAAGAGCTGACAAACAGCAGGTGTTGGACATGCTGTTTTCCGCTTTTGAGAAGCACCAGTACTACAACATCAAAGACCTGGTCGATATCACCAAACAGCCTGTG AGTTACTTGAAGGAAATCTTACGAGATATTGGCATTTACAATGTCAAGGGAACACACAAGAATACCTGGGAGCTCAAGCCAGAGTACAGACATTACCAAGGCGAGGAAAAGACTGACGAATAG
- the ercc3 gene encoding general transcription and DNA repair factor IIH helicase subunit XPB: protein MGKKDKGDRERKSKKRSYEDEEEEEEVVGGESQEAIPAAAGKQVDESSTKLDEYGAKDYRVQMLLKNDHSSRPLWVAPDGHIFLEAFSPVYRYAQDFLVAIAEPVCRPNHIHEYKLTAYSLYAAVSVGLQTSDIVEYLQKLSKTSVPDGIVQFIKLCTVSYGKVKLVLKHNRYFVESAFPDVIQRLLQDNVIRECRLRTADGADTELITEVIHSKSAISKSVQEKGGASTSQQPSEGQTSTQQVPEDIFSYYEQMDKEEEEEEETQTVSFEIRQEMIEELQKRCIQLEYPLLAEYDFRNDTVNPDINIDLKPTAVLRPYQEKSLRKMFGNGRARSGVIVLPCGAGKSLVGVTAACTVRKRCLVLGNSSVSVEQWKAQFKMWSTIDDSQICRFTSDAKDKPIGCSVAISTYSMLGHTTKRSWEAERVMEWMRSQEWGLIILDEVHTIPAKMFRRVLTIVQAHCKLGLTATLVREDDKIVDLNFLIGPKLFEANWMELQNNGYIAKVQCAEVWCPMSPEFYREYVAIKTKKRILLYTMNPNKFRACQFLIRFHERRNDKIIVFADNVFALKEYAIRLNKPYIYGPTSQGERMQILQNFKHNPKINTIFISKVGDTSFDLPEANVLIQISSHGGSRRQEAQRLGRVLRAKKGMVAEEYNAYFYSLVSQDTQEMAYSTKRQRFLVDQGYSFKVITKMAGMEEEDLMFSTRDEQQQLLQKVLAASDLDAEEEVVAGEVGARPQFSRRTGTMSSMSGADDAIYMEYQSRGNKASAALKSVHPLFKRFRK, encoded by the exons atgggTAAAAAGGATAAAGGAGACCGGG AGAGGAAGTCCAAAAAGCGTTCTTAtgaggacgaagaggaggaagaagaggtggTGGGCGGCGAGTCTCAGGAGGCcatacctgctgctgctgggaaacAAGTGGATGAGTCCAGTACAAAACTGGATGAGTATGGAGCCAAAGACTACCGCGTTCAGATGCTACTAAAGAATGATCACTCTTCACGCCCCCTCTGGGTG GCTCCAGATGGACACATCTTTCTGGAAGCCTTCTCCCCAGTGTATAGGTACGCCCAGGATTTCTTGGTGGCCATTGCAGAGCCGGTGTGCAGGCCTAACCACATCCATGAGTACAAGCTGACGGCCTATTCCCTGTATGCAGCTGTCAGTGTGGGGCTGCAGACCTCTGATATTGTGGAGTACCTGCAGAAACTCAGCAAGACATCTGTACCTGATGGAATCGTGCAGTTCATTAAG CTCTGCACAGTGAGCTACGGCAAAGTCAAGCTGGTGCTCAAGCACAATAG GTATTTCGTTGAGAGTGCCTTCCCTGATGTGATCCAGCGCCTCCTGCAGGACAACGTTATCCGTGAATGTCGTCTCCGTACGGCAGACGGAGCAGACACTGAGCTTATTACTGAAGTCATCCACAGCAAGTCAGCC atCTCCAAGTCTGTGCAGGAGAAGGGAGGTGCTTCCACCTCACAGCAGCCCAGCGAGGGACAAACGTCAACCCAGCAGGTCCCTGAGGACATCTTCAGCTACTATGAGCAGATGGataaagaagaggaggaggaggaggagactcAGACTGTGTCGTTTGAGATTCGCCAG GAGATGATTGAAGAACTTCAGAAACGTTGTATTCAGCTGGAGTACCCCCTCCTAGCAGAGTACGACTTTCGCAACGATACAGTAAACCCAGACATCAATATAGACCTGAAGCCCACCGCTGTGTTGCGGCCCTACCAGGAAAAGAGTCTGCGCAAGATGTTTGGGAATGGACGTGCTCGCTCTGGGGTCATTGTGCTGCCCTGTG GAGCTGGCAAATCTTTGGTGGGCGTGACGGCAGCGTGCACTGTGCGTAAACGCTGCCTGGTGTTGGGTAACTCCTCTGTGTCAGTGGAGCAGTGGAAGGCCCAGTTCAAGATGTGGTCGACCATTGATGACTCTCAGATCTGCCGCTTCACCTCCGATGCCAAGGACAAACCCATCGGCTGCTCGGTGGCCATCAGCACCTACTCTATGCTGGGTCACACCACCAAGCGCTCCTGGGAGGCTGAGAGGGTCATGGAGTGGATGCGCAGCCAGGAGTGGGGACTCATAATCTTGGATGAGGTGCACACTATCCCTG ccaAGATGTTTCGTCGCGTTCTGACCATTGTCCAGGCACACTGCAAACTGGGTCTCACTGCCACACTGGTCAGGGAAGATGACAAGATTGTGGACCTCAACTTCCTGATTGGGCCTAAGCTATTTGAGGCCAACTGGATGGAACTGCAGAACAATGGCTACATTGCCAAAGTCCAGTGCGCAGAG GTGTGGTGCCCGATGTCTCCAGAGTTTTACAGAGAGTATGTGGCCATCAAGACAAAGAAGCGCATCCTACTTTATACCATGAACCCCAATAAGTTCCGTGCTTGCCAGTTTCTCATTCGCTTTCATGAGCGGCGCAATGACAAGATCATTGTCTTTGCTGACAACGTGTTTGCCTTGAAGGAATACGCCATTCGCCTCAACAA GCCTTACATCTATGGTCCAACCTCTCAGGGGGAACGTATGCAGATTTTACAGAACTTCAAACACAACCCCAAGATCAACACCATTTTCATCTCCAAG GTTGGAGACACCTCATTTGACTTGCCAGAAGCCAATGTTCTTATCCAGATCTCCTCCCATGGTGGGTCACGCAGACAGGAGGCCCAGAGGCTTGGGAGAGTCTTACGAGCCAAGAAAG GAATGGTAGCAGAGGAGTACAATGCATACTTCTATTCGCTGGTGTCCCAGGATACCCAGGAGATGGCCTACTCCACCAAGAGGCAGAGGTTCCTGGTAGACCAGGGATACAGCTTTAAG GTCATCACAAAGATGGCAGgtatggaggaggaggacttaATGTTCTCCACCAGAGATGAGCAACAGCAGCTGCTTCAGAAGGTCCTAGCTGCATCAGACCTGGATGCTGAGGAGGAAGTTGTGGCAGGGGAGGTGGGCGCACGACCGCAG TTCTCGAGGCGAACGGGCACCATGAGCTCCATGTCAGGTGCAGATGACGCCATCTACATGGAATATCAAAGCCGAGGCAACAAAGCCTCCGCAGCGTTGAAGAGCGTTCATCCACTGTTCAAGCGCTTCAGAAAATAG
- the gpalpp1 gene encoding GPALPP motifs-containing protein 1, with amino-acid sequence MSSDKIIGPALPPMFRNESEEDSDSEKGFAGPALPPGYKRGEPSSSSDEGEREASVKRAKTGHTTGDRPAEVEKTKIQEEDDDDGFFGPALPPGFKKQQSSPERPPVLGPALPPGFRRAASNNYDNNDGEDEEGFPGPALPPGYQAEPSSSEGEDEDVIGPMPAKGPIKDSVAQDFERRAQRMKEMLTGHDTPEVLTRETWMTELPPELQHIGLGARTFKKRSGPEKADRSIWTDTPADRERKTRERLEGKKKGEAEKDSVPQVPHTDLQMAEKVSKYNESKRAESLMSLHTKKMKEKAKEKPDKPVERRPFDRDEDLQVNRFDEAQKQRLLKKSQELNTRFSHSKDRMFL; translated from the exons atgtcgtctgacaaaataatcGGACCGGCCTTGCCCCCGATGTTCAGAAACGAGAGCGAGGAAGACTCCGATAGTGAAAAAGGAT TTGCTGGCCCCGCTCTGCCTCCGGGTTATAAACGGGGAGAACCGTCGAGCTCCTCGGATGAGGGTGAGCGGGAGGCGTCGGTCAAAAGAGCCAAGACAGGACACACAACTGGAGACAGACCCGCAGA GGTTGAGAAAACAAAGATACAAGAAGAAGATGATGACGATGGTTTCTTTGGACCAGCTCTCCCACCAGGATTTAAGAAACAACAGAGTTCACCAGAAAG GCCGCCGGTGCTGGGACCAGCTTTGCCTCCTGGGTTTCGCAGAGCAGCATCCAATAACTACGATAATAATGATGGTGAAGATGAAGAGGGTTTCCCAGGGCCTGCCCTACCCCCAGGCTACCAGGCTGAGCCCTCCAGCAGCgagggagaggatgaggatgTGATCGGACCCATGCCGGCCAAAGGGCCTATAAAGGACTCTGTGGCTCAGGACTTTGAGCGCAGAGCACAAAGGATGAAAGAGATGCTGACAGGACAC GACACTCCTGAGGTGCTGACCAGAGAAACATGGATGACGGAGCTCCCACCGGAGCTGCAGCACATTGGCTTAGGGGCCCGAACTTTCAAGAAGAGATCGGGTCCAGAGAAGGCTGATCGCTCCATTTGGACGGATACACCGGCAGACAGGGAGCGCAAGACCAGG GAGCGCCTTGAGGGAAAGAAGAAGGGTGAAGCGGAGAAAGACAGTGTCCCACAAGTCCCCCACACAGACTTGCAAATGGCAGAGAAAGTGTCTAAGTATAAT GAGTCTAAACGTGCCGAGTCCCTGATGAGCTTGCACACaaagaagatgaaggagaaaGCAAAGGAGAAGCCTGACAAACCAGTGGAGAGGAGACCGTTTGATCGGGATGAAGACCTGCAGGTGAATCGGTTTGATGAAGCACAGAAGCAGCGGCTGCTGAAGAAATCTCAGGAACTGAACACACGGTTCTCCCACAGCAAGGACCGAATGTTCCTGTAA